A single window of Gemmatimonadota bacterium DNA harbors:
- the lexA gene encoding transcriptional repressor LexA yields MRKKLTARQQEIYDFIAQVIRNQGYPPTIREIMEAFGIASTNGVRTTLSALEKKGYIRRTAMLSRSIELTDYQARDASLSGDVREVPVIGRVAAGEPILAMENIESTLAVDSGFVPRGDVFALQVEGDSMRDAGILDGDFVLARHQESAHQGEIVVAVIGEEATVKRYYREGSEVKLVPENEAYQPIVVGESHESFRIAGKIVGLMRSF; encoded by the coding sequence ATGCGAAAAAAACTAACTGCGCGCCAACAGGAGATATACGATTTTATTGCCCAGGTGATTCGCAACCAGGGATATCCGCCTACGATCCGAGAAATTATGGAGGCTTTTGGCATTGCTTCTACCAATGGCGTGCGAACTACGCTGTCTGCATTGGAAAAAAAAGGGTATATTCGACGAACTGCCATGTTGTCGCGCAGTATTGAGTTGACGGATTATCAGGCGCGCGATGCATCGCTTTCCGGCGATGTGCGCGAAGTGCCGGTAATTGGGCGCGTTGCTGCCGGTGAACCGATTCTGGCAATGGAAAATATCGAGAGTACGCTTGCGGTCGATTCCGGGTTTGTACCGCGGGGCGATGTTTTTGCCCTCCAGGTTGAGGGTGATAGCATGCGCGATGCTGGAATATTAGACGGCGATTTTGTGCTCGCACGCCATCAAGAATCCGCCCATCAAGGCGAGATTGTCGTTGCTGTGATTGGCGAAGAAGCAACGGTTAAGCGCTACTATCGAGAGGGTTCGGAGGTCAAGTTGGTGCCCGAAAATGAAGCCTATCAACCCATTGTGGTGGGTGAAAGCCACGAGTCATTTCGCATTGCTGGCAAAATCGTGGGTTTGATGCGGTCTTTTTAG